One genomic segment of Erysipelotrichaceae bacterium 66202529 includes these proteins:
- a CDS encoding MATE family efflux transporter, whose translation MQTIEQNKMGYKPVLPLLMSMAFPPMLSMLIQSLYNIVDSMFVAQIGEDALTAVSLAFPIQTLIVACSVGIGVGVNSYISRKLGEQNQAEANSAVAHGLLLSLFGYLLFVGIGLFTIRPFFEMFTDSPAILEDACMYTYICVFLCFGCFFHILIEKVFQSMGKMIFPMAIQAAGAIVNIILDPIMIFGLLGFPALGVKGAAIATVIGQIFAMSLSLFIFFTRRFDVILDVKQFQFSWNTIRRILSVGIPNACMNALGSVLVIGLNSILIQFSNTAVSVYGIYYKLQTFVFMPASGLTQGAMPIMGYNYGAGSHERLMQTLKYAVLVTLAIMICGCAIFLLFPTQLLMLFHASEDMLRIGVPALRIISISFLPAAFGFILPTLFQAMGLGLQSLIVFLLRQLCITLPLSWLFASWFGLDGIWYSFMIAESIAAAVAFLLFLQVRKKDKILSSNSTNEESQDHTASQKALC comes from the coding sequence ATGCAAACAATAGAACAAAACAAAATGGGATATAAGCCTGTTTTACCATTGCTGATGTCAATGGCTTTTCCTCCGATGCTATCCATGCTGATACAGTCACTGTACAACATTGTCGACAGTATGTTTGTGGCACAGATTGGAGAGGATGCACTTACGGCGGTTTCACTGGCCTTTCCGATACAGACACTGATTGTGGCCTGTTCGGTCGGTATCGGTGTCGGTGTAAATTCCTATATATCGAGAAAGCTGGGAGAACAGAATCAGGCTGAGGCAAACAGTGCGGTTGCCCATGGGCTGCTGCTGTCTCTGTTTGGTTATCTGTTATTTGTCGGCATCGGTCTGTTTACCATTCGTCCATTTTTTGAAATGTTTACCGATTCCCCAGCAATTTTGGAGGATGCCTGCATGTATACGTATATCTGTGTATTTTTATGCTTCGGCTGCTTCTTTCATATCCTGATTGAAAAGGTGTTTCAGTCGATGGGAAAGATGATTTTCCCGATGGCAATTCAGGCAGCGGGGGCGATTGTGAATATCATTCTGGATCCGATTATGATTTTCGGTTTGCTCGGTTTTCCGGCTCTTGGCGTGAAGGGGGCGGCAATCGCCACGGTAATCGGACAGATTTTTGCGATGTCGTTGTCTCTGTTTATATTTTTTACAAGAAGGTTTGATGTTATCCTGGATGTAAAGCAGTTTCAGTTTTCCTGGAATACAATACGACGTATTTTATCGGTAGGGATTCCCAATGCGTGTATGAATGCTCTGGGAAGTGTTCTGGTGATCGGTCTAAATTCCATTCTGATTCAGTTTTCCAATACAGCTGTTTCCGTCTATGGAATCTATTATAAGCTGCAGACCTTTGTGTTTATGCCGGCAAGCGGTCTGACACAGGGGGCAATGCCGATTATGGGCTATAACTACGGTGCAGGAAGTCATGAACGCCTTATGCAGACGTTGAAGTATGCAGTGCTGGTGACACTGGCTATCATGATTTGCGGCTGTGCCATCTTCCTGCTGTTTCCAACGCAGCTGCTGATGCTGTTTCATGCCAGTGAAGATATGCTGCGTATCGGTGTTCCTGCGCTTCGTATCATCAGTATCAGCTTTCTGCCGGCAGCATTCGGGTTTATTCTGCCGACACTGTTTCAGGCGATGGGACTTGGACTTCAGTCACTGATTGTCTTCCTGCTTCGCCAGCTGTGTATTACCCTGCCGCTTTCCTGGCTGTTTGCGTCCTGGTTTGGTCTGGATGGTATCTGGTATTCCTTTATGATTGCAGAGAGCATTGCTGCCGCAGTTGCGTTTCTGTTATTTCTGCAAGTCCGTAAAAAGGATAAGATTTTATCGAGTAATTCAACAAATGAGGAATCGCAGGATCATACTGCTTCTCAAAAGGCCCTGTGCTGA
- a CDS encoding MgtC/SapB family protein, with the protein MMDVMQLETQLEFLVRILLAGICGGIIGYERKSRNKEAGIRTHLIVASGAALIMIVSKYGFSDILGDKGIALDPSRIAAQIVTGVGFLGAGMIFMRKNTISGLTTAAGIWATSAIGMAIGSGLYLLGIVTAVLIVLVQIILHQNHRWLKESYKEELSFVIDRNKDALKDLQERLKELQIEILNVTLTQEQDSYQVNLVVSFPDTYQAAHLLDVFHEVDYIHEINA; encoded by the coding sequence ATGATGGATGTTATGCAGTTGGAAACACAACTGGAATTTCTCGTACGGATTCTGCTGGCTGGAATATGCGGAGGTATTATCGGCTATGAACGAAAAAGCCGCAATAAGGAAGCGGGTATACGCACCCATCTCATTGTGGCAAGTGGTGCAGCTTTGATTATGATTGTATCCAAGTACGGCTTCTCGGATATCCTCGGGGATAAGGGAATTGCGCTGGATCCTTCCCGTATAGCGGCACAGATCGTTACCGGGGTTGGATTTCTTGGTGCCGGTATGATTTTTATGCGGAAAAATACAATCAGCGGCCTCACCACGGCAGCGGGGATTTGGGCAACCAGTGCAATCGGTATGGCGATTGGAAGCGGTTTGTATCTTCTTGGTATTGTAACTGCGGTTCTTATCGTCCTGGTTCAGATCATTCTGCATCAAAATCATCGCTGGCTGAAGGAATCCTATAAGGAGGAGCTATCCTTTGTAATTGATCGAAACAAGGATGCCCTTAAGGATCTACAGGAGCGCTTAAAGGAGCTGCAGATTGAAATACTGAATGTTACGCTGACGCAGGAGCAGGATAGCTATCAGGTGAATCTGGTGGTTTCATTTCCGGATACATATCAGGCAGCACATCTGCTGGATGTATTCCATGAGGTGGACTATATTCATGAAATTAACGCATAG
- a CDS encoding GntR family transcriptional regulator, with protein sequence MKLKTINFERVKGKALYVQIYEKLRSDIVSGYLVKGDQLPSIRKCEVLMKVSKTSIERAYEKLQEEGYIISLPQKGFFVDVEPENIRLRKAVTAQESKLYDEKIRYDFRSQTMDVSSFDLALWKKYLKEVLDGRYEIATYGEAQGEARLRVALQKYAYTVRGVLCTSDQLLIGSSFQSLLYVLCGLLDKPLVIGMEESGFQQAETVFSDYAFPIRRLHSEADGICMQELAASDVTLLYVNSASTGRNHQPISKKKRKELLAWAAHNKAVIIEDDHNGELRYHTRMTPAMQGFDTGGHVVYIGSFSKILLPSLRISYMVLPPALHQRYQQRLNSYSPTSSKIEQLALARYIADGHLERHVRRLRRHYEQKSNHMRELLQHWFPQADILLEEAALQFIVRFSKPLPLDTIISQAREYRMRLQTNTQGELVLSFAAIKMEDMEEAVKLLHELVVSACT encoded by the coding sequence ATGAAACTGAAAACAATAAATTTTGAACGTGTCAAGGGGAAGGCATTGTATGTACAGATTTATGAAAAGCTGCGTTCGGATATCGTATCCGGTTATCTTGTCAAGGGAGATCAATTACCAAGCATACGAAAATGTGAGGTACTCATGAAGGTGTCCAAGACAAGCATTGAGCGTGCATATGAAAAGCTGCAGGAGGAGGGCTATATCATATCCCTGCCGCAAAAGGGATTTTTTGTAGATGTGGAGCCGGAAAACATACGGCTGCGTAAGGCGGTGACAGCACAGGAGTCCAAACTGTACGATGAGAAAATCCGTTATGATTTCCGTTCACAGACGATGGATGTCAGCTCCTTTGATCTTGCCCTATGGAAGAAATATCTGAAAGAGGTTCTGGATGGCCGTTATGAAATTGCGACCTATGGAGAGGCACAGGGAGAAGCACGTCTGCGCGTGGCACTGCAAAAATATGCTTATACGGTGCGCGGTGTTTTATGTACAAGTGATCAGCTTCTGATTGGCTCCAGCTTTCAGTCACTGTTATATGTTCTCTGCGGACTTTTGGATAAACCGCTCGTCATTGGTATGGAGGAAAGCGGCTTTCAGCAGGCGGAGACCGTATTTTCGGATTATGCATTTCCAATTCGCAGACTGCACAGTGAGGCAGATGGAATCTGTATGCAGGAGCTGGCAGCCAGTGATGTGACACTGCTGTATGTGAACAGTGCATCCACCGGTAGAAATCATCAGCCGATCTCGAAGAAAAAGCGAAAGGAGCTGCTGGCGTGGGCTGCACATAACAAGGCAGTGATTATTGAGGATGATCATAACGGTGAACTGCGCTATCATACGCGAATGACACCGGCCATGCAGGGATTTGATACCGGCGGACATGTTGTGTATATCGGCTCCTTTTCAAAAATTTTACTGCCATCCCTGCGGATCAGCTATATGGTTTTACCACCAGCCCTGCATCAGCGTTATCAGCAGCGGTTGAACAGCTATTCACCAACCTCCAGTAAAATTGAACAGCTGGCATTGGCGCGATATATCGCAGATGGGCATCTGGAGCGCCATGTTCGCAGACTGCGCCGGCATTACGAGCAGAAAAGCAATCATATGCGTGAGCTGTTGCAGCACTGGTTTCCACAGGCGGATATTCTGCTGGAGGAGGCTGCTTTGCAGTTCATAGTACGCTTTTCAAAGCCGCTTCCTTTGGATACCATAATCAGTCAGGCAAGAGAATATCGTATGCGGCTTCAAACGAATACACAGGGGGAGCTGGTGTTATCCTTTGCCGCTATTAAAATGGAGGATATGGAGGAAGCGGTGAAGCTGCTGCATGAGCTTGTGGTGTCTGCTTGCACATAA
- a CDS encoding ECF transporter S component, which yields MKTYNVKEIVTASLGMALVFLATWLMKVPNGIQGYFNLGDGFLLLFASVLNPFLAFMAGGVGSALADIAGGYGMYAIPTLLIKGLEAVLVSWLVFKGHSSVRYIAYVLGGLLMVSGYFITDAYINQSWQLSLTGVPANFVQAAAGYTIALAAYPLIKKRLPSQKR from the coding sequence ATGAAAACATATAACGTAAAGGAAATCGTCACAGCATCGCTTGGTATGGCGCTCGTATTTCTGGCAACCTGGCTGATGAAGGTACCAAACGGTATTCAGGGCTATTTCAATCTTGGTGATGGCTTCCTTTTGCTGTTTGCCTCTGTGCTGAACCCCTTCCTGGCCTTTATGGCAGGCGGTGTCGGCAGCGCACTCGCAGATATTGCAGGAGGGTATGGCATGTATGCGATTCCCACTTTACTGATTAAGGGACTGGAGGCTGTTCTTGTTTCCTGGCTTGTCTTTAAGGGGCACAGCTCTGTGCGCTACATCGCCTATGTGCTCGGCGGTCTGCTCATGGTCAGTGGATATTTCATCACGGATGCTTATATTAACCAAAGCTGGCAGCTGTCTCTGACGGGAGTTCCTGCCAATTTCGTGCAGGCTGCAGCAGGCTATACAATCGCATTAGCCGCATACCCGCTCATAAAAAAAAGACTGCCTTCACAGAAGCGCTAG